The Deltaproteobacteria bacterium CG2_30_66_27 genomic sequence GGAGTTCCTTTTCCGCATCACGGCCCTGCGGCCCTCCCCCCTCGAGGAGGCGGAGCGGCTCGAGCAGTTGCGCGTGTTGCAGGCGGGGTACCGGATCCGCGTGGTCGACGTGGCGCACGACTCGGTCGGTGTGGACACCCCCGAGGATCTGAACGCCGTAGAGGAGAGGGTATGCGGGCCGAAAAGGCGGTGAAGCCGAAGTACATCTTCGTGACCGGCGGCGTCGTTTCGTCGCTGGGGAAGGGGCTCGCGGCGGCATCGATCGGCGCCCTGATGGAAGCCCGGGGGCTCAAGATCACGATGCTGAAACTCGACCCGTACATCAACGTGGATCCGGGCACGATGAATCCCTTCCAGCACGGCGAGGTGTTCGTCACCGACGACGGCGCCGAGACCGACCTCGATCTCGGGCACTACGAGCGGTTCGTCTCCTCCCGCACCGGCAAGAAGAACAACTGCACCACCGGCAGGATCTACCACTCCGTCATCACCAAGGAGCGCCGCGGCGACTACCTCGGCGGCACGGTGCAGGTGATTCCCCACATCACCGACGAGATCAAGCGGATCATTTACGCGGCGGCCAAGGGGTACGACCTCGCGATCGTCGAGGTGGGCGGCACGGTGGGCGACATCGAGAGCCTCCCGTTCCTCGAGGCGATCCGGCAGGTGAAGAGCGATCGGGGCAAGGAGAACGTCCTCTACGTCCACCTGACGCTCGTCCCCTACATCAAGACCGCCGGGGAGCTGAAGACGAAGCCCACCCAGCACAGCGTGAAGGAGCTGCGCTCCATCGGCATCCAGCCCGACGTCCTGCTCTGCCGGACCGACCGGCCGCTCCCGAAGGAGATCAAGGCGAAGATCGCCCTGTTCTGCAACGTCACCGAGGATGCGGTGATCACGGCGAGCGACGTCGACCTGATCTACGAGCTGCCGCTGGTCTTCCACCAGGAGGGGCTCGACGACAAGCTGATGGAGCTCCTGAACATCTGGGCGGGCGAGCCGCGACTGGAAGATTGGGAGCGCCTCGTCGAGCGGTGGAAGAACCCGACGGGGGAGGTCACCATCGCCATCGTCGGGAAATACGTCAACCTGAAGGAGTCGTACAAGAGCCTGAACGAGGCGCTCACCCACGGCGGGATCGCGCACCAGGTGCGGGTCCACTGCCGCTACGTCGATTCCGAGGAGGTGGAGCGGCAGGGGGCGGAGGCGATGCTCAAGGGCGTCGACGGGATCCTCGTCCCCGGGGGGTTCGGCTCCCGCGGCGTGGAAGGGAAAATCGCCGCCGTCCGGTACGCCCGGGAGAACAGGATCCCGTACTTCGGGATCTGCCTCGGGATGCAGGTGGCGGTCGTGGAGTTCGCCCGGAACGTGGCCGGCCTCGCGGCGGCCACCAGCCGGGAGCTGGACGGCGAGAGCGCGTGCCCGGTGATCGACCTGATGCCCGAGCAGCGTGCCGTGGAGGAGAAGGGGGCGACGATGCGGCTGGGCGCCTACCCGTGCAAGGTCCTCGAGAAGTCGCTCGCGCGGAAGGCGTACGGCGTGGGCCAGGTCTCCGAGCGGCACCGGCACCGGTACGAGTTCAACAACGATTATCGCCAGGCGCTCTCCGAAAAGGGGCTGCGGATCACCGGCGTGTCGCCCGATGACCGCCTCGTAGAGATCGTGGAGATTCCCGACCACCCGTGGTTCCTCGGCTGCCAGTTCCATCCCGAGTTCCGTTCGCGGCCCCTGGTCCCGCACCCGCTGTTCCGCGACTTCATCGGCGCGGCGGCGGTGCGGGCGCGCCAGGGGGCGGCTACGTAGTCCGGGCGGGGGAACGCATGATCCGTCGGGTCTCCATCGCGAACCGGTTCGGGGTCGGCCCCGGATGCTCGCTCCTGCTCATCGCTGGGCCGTGCGTCCTCGAGTCCGAGGAGCTCGCCCTGTCCGTCGCCGCTTTCCTCGCGGATCTCGCCGCCCGGCTCCCCGTGAACGTGGTGTTCAAGGGATCGTTCGACAAGGCGAACCGTTCTTCCGGCGCCTCGTACCGCGGGCCGGGCGAAACCGAGGGGCTGCGCATACTGGGGAAGGTCCGGGAGCGGTACGGCCTTCCCGTCACCACCGATGTCCACGAACCCCGGCAGGCCGCCGCCGTCGCCCAGGGGGTCGACCTGCTCCAGATCCCGGCGTTCCTGTGCCGACAGACCGACCTGCTCGTTGCGGCGGGGGAGACAGGGGTGGCGGTCAACATCAAGAAAGGGCAGTTCATGGCGCCGTGGGACATGCGCAACGCGGTCGAGAAGGTTTCCTCCACGGGGAATGAAAACATCCTCGTGACGGAGCGGGGGACCACCTTCGGGTACAACAACCTGGTGGTCGACTTCCGGGGGCTCCCGGCGATCCGCGAGTCGATCTGCCCCGTCGTCTTCGACGCCACTCACAGCGTGCAACTTCCCGGCGGGGCGGGGAACGTCTCCTCCGGAGAGCGGAAGTACGTGGCCCCCCTGGCGCGGGCGGCCGTGGCGGTGGGCGTGGACGGCGTCTTTCTCGAGATCCACCCCGATCCGGACCGTGCGCTGTCCGACGGACCGAACAGCCTGCCCCTGGCCGACGTGGAGCCGCTCCTGCGGACGCTCCTCGCGATCCGCGCCGCGGCGGGGAAGGAGCCGGCCGATGATAAATGACCGCATCGAGCGCGCCGGCAAGGTTCTCACCGTGGAGGCCGCCGCGATCGTGGGGCTGCGGGGAAAGCTCGACGAGCGATTCGGGAAGGCGGTGGACCTGCTGATGGCGGCCAGGGGAAAGGTCGTCGTCTCCGGGATGGGAAAGTCGGGGCTGATCGCCAGGAAGATCGCGTCGACCCTCGCCTCCACCGGGACCCCGGCATTCTTCCTCCACCCCGCCGAGGGGATCCACGGCGATATCGGGATGGTGCGGCGCGGGGACGTGGTGATCGCCCTCTCCAATTCCGGGGAGACCGAGGAGATCGTGCGCCTGATGCCCGTCTTCCAGCGGATGGGACTGCCGGTGATCGCCCTCACCGGGGACGCGGGCTCCACGCTTGGCCGTTATGCGGACGTGACCCTCGACGTGGGGGTGCCGGAGGAGGCGTGTCCTCTCGGGCTGGCTCCCACCGCCTCGACGACGGCGGCGCTGGCGATGGGAGACGCGCTGGCGGTCGTCCTCTTCGAGGAGAAAGGGTTCTCCGAGGAAGATTTCGCGAAGCTGCACCCCGGCGGCGCACTGGGGCGGCGCCTCCAGACGGTTTCGGACCTGATGCACTCTGGGGGGGAGATCCCGCTCGTCTTCCCGGACACGCCGCTGAAGGACGCCCTGTTCACGATCAGCGCGAAGCGGCTGGGGGTAACCGGGGTCGTCGACGTCGAAGGACGACTCGCGGGAATCATCACCGACGGCGACGTCCGTCGGGCCATCTCGAAGGGGGTGGATCTCTTCGGAGCGACCGCGGGCAGCGTCATGACTCCTTCGCCGAAGGGGATCGCGTCGACCGAACTGGCGGCGGCGGCGCTGAGGAGGATGGAGGAGTTCTCCATCACCAGCCTCTTTGTCTTCGATCCCCGCGACCCCGGTCGCCCGGTGGGGATCGTCCACATTCACGATCTCCTCAAGGCGGGCGTCGGATGAGCGGCCCGGTGGTGCGGCAGGGATCGGCCGCGGCGGCGGCGCGGGTCCGCCTGTTCCTCACCGATGTCGACGGGGTGCTGACGGATGGAGGGATCGTCTACGACGCCGCCGGGGTCGAGGCGAAGCGGTTTCACGTCCGGGACGGACACGGGATCAAGATGCTGCAGCGCGCGGGGGTCGCGGTCGGGATCATCACGGGGCGCACCTCCGAGGTGGTCGCGATCCGGGCGCGGGAACTGGGGATCGACATCGTGCGACAGGGGTCATACGACAAGGTGGCGTCGTGGCGCGAGATCCTCGGCGGGACCGGCATCCTTCCGGCCGAGACCGCCTACGCGGGGGACGACATCGTGGATCTCCCGCTGCTTCGCGCCGTCGGGTTTTCGGCGGCGCCCTCCGACGCGGAACCGTACGTTCTCGACGCGGTGCACTTCGTTGCGTCCCGGCCCGGCGGGCACGGGGCGGTGCGGGAGATCGTCGAGTTCCTCCTCCGTTCGCGCGGGTCGTGGGACGATGTGACCGGGAAATACTTCCCGGAAGGGGCGGTACGATGAATCTTCGCCTCCTCCCATGGGCCGCGATGGCCCTCCTGGTGCTGATTCTCGCGGTCCGGTCCGCCCTCCCGACGGACGTCGTCGCCGTGCCGGCGGGGGCGACGGGACCGGTGACGGTCGGCGTCGGGCCGGAGATCCGGCTCGGACCCGTGGATGTTCGGGAACTTCACGACGACGGTTCGTGGAACCGGCTCGATGCCGACGGGGCGGTCTATGCGTACGCGAGCAGGGTGGTTTCCGCCTGGGGTGTGACGGTGTATCTCGGGGAGGGGTCGCCGTTCGCCGGGGCGACTGTCCGCGCGGCGCGCGCGGCGTGGGACCTCGACGGGAAGACGATCGGCCTTCCCGAGGGGTGCCGGGCGGAGCGGAAAGGCGGGTGGGCGGGGGAACTCTCCGCAGCGACGCTGGACCTGGCGGGATCGATCCTGAGGGTCCCGGGGCCGGCGAGGATCGACGGTCCGGGGGTCTCCGTCCAGGGGAAGAACCTCGCCTGGAAATGGGTGGAGGGGAGGATCACGATGGAGTCGACCACGAGCCGCCTCTCGCCGGTGAAGGGTCCGGATCGGAAGGGATGAGACCGATTCGAATCCCCCGGATTTTTACGGCCCTTTCGATCGTCGCGGCCCTGGCCTGCGTCGCCGGGGCGCAGGAGCGCGTGGGCGAGTCCGTGAAAGATCTTGGCGGTCGCCCGATCGACGTCACCGCCGACCGCGTCAGCGCCGATAGTGAGCGCAACACCGTGACCTTCGAGGGAAACGTCGTGGCGCGGCAGGGCGACGTCACGCTGCACGCCGACCGGATCCAGGCCGACTACTCCAGCGAGGCGCGAGCGATCGACCGGATCGAGGCGGAAGGAAACGTCCGGTTCGTCCAGGAGGGCCGGGAGGCGCGTTCCGCGCGGGCCACCTTCCACAATCTCGAGCAGCGGGTCGTCCTTTCCGGGGGCGCGACGCTCCGGCAGGGGCAGAACACCGTCCAGGGGGAGACGCTCACCATTTTCCTGCGGGAGAACCGGTCTGTGGTGACGGGCGGCAAGGACGGGGGCCGCGTCCATGCGGTCATCAACCCCAAGGGGATCCTGGAGACGTCGCCGAAGTGACCGGCCCGGAGCGCACGGGACAGGGCGCCCACCCGCACCGGCGGCGAGGGGACCAGGAAGGGAAATCCCTCGCGGTGGAGGGGCTGAGCAAACGATACCGGCGCAGGAAAGTCGTCAAGGGGGTTTCCCTCGAGACGCGGCCCGGGGAGGTGGTGGGCCTGCTTGGCCCCAACGGCGCCGGGAAGACGACGATCTTCTACATGATGGTGGGGCTGGTCCGGCCCGACGAGGGCGAGGTGCGGCTGAACGGGTCCGTCGTGACGGACCTCCCGATGCACCGCCGCGCGCGGATGGGATTGGGCTACCTCCCCCAGGAGCCGTCCGTCTTCCGGAAGCTTTCCGTTCGGGACAACATCCTCGCCTTCCTCGAGGAGACTCCCCTGTCTCCGGGGGAGCGGCGGGAGCGATCCGAGGCGATCCTGCGCGATATGCGCATCGGGAACGTCTCCGACACGATGGGGTACGCCCTGTCCGGCGGGGAGCGGCGCCGCGTCGAGATCGCCCGGGCGCTGGTCCTTTCCCCCGATTTCCTGTTGCTGGACGAGCCGTTCGCCGGCATCGACCCGATCTCCGTGGCCGACCTCCAGCAGGTGATCCTCGGATTAAAAGAGCGCGGGATCGGGGTTATAATGACGGACCATAACGTGCGCGACACGCTCAAGGTGTGCGATCGCGCGTACATCATCTCCGAGGGGGAGATCCTCCTCGCGGGAAAGCCCGGGGAAATCGCCGCGTCGGACCGGGTCCGGGAGATCTACCTGGGAGACGGTTTCTCGCTCTGACCGGCGGAGGGGCTTGGATGGCGCTGGAACTCCGACAATCTCTCAAGCTCAGCCAGCAGCTGGTGATGACCCCCCAGCTGCAGCAGGCGATCAAGCTGCTGCAGCTGTCGCGGCTCGAGCTGCAGCAGGCGGTGCGGGAGGAGCTGGAGGTCAACCCGGCGCTGGAGGATATCGGCGAGGAGACGGCCGAGGAGGAGACGTCGCCGGCGGCGGAGGCGTCCACGCCTTCGATCCCGGAGGAGGGGCCCACGCCGAAGGAAGGCGACGGGCTCATCGACCGCGTGGACTGGGAGTACTACTTCAACCAAGGGTCCCGCGACGGACGCATGCAACGGGACACCGATGACGAAGACGGACGTCCCTACTACGAGAACACCCTCACGCGCCGTCCCGGCCTCACCGAACACCTCGAGACCCAGCTGCGGCTCCTGGACATCTCCGACGCCGAGCGGGAGACCGCTCTCTACCTGGTCGGCAACATCGACGAAAACGGGTATCTGAAGACGACCGCCGAGGAGGCGGCGCAGGCCCTCTCGCTGCCGGTCGAAGACGTAGAGCGCGCCATCGCGAGGGTCCAGACGCTTGATCCCCTGGGCGTCGGCGCGAGGGACTTGCGGGAGTGCCTGTTGATCCAGGCGCGGGAACGGGGTTCGGCGTTCGAGCTTCCCCTCCGGATCCTCGCCGACCACTTCGACCTGTTCTCCAGGGGAGACGTCGCCGGAGCCGTACGTCGGCTCAAACTGCCGAAGGAGGCCGTCAAGGAGGCGTTCCAGAGGCTCGTCACCCTGTGGCCGAAGCCCGGCCGCGAATACTCGGGAGACGACGTCCAGTACATCACCCCCGACGTCTACCTGTTCAAGGTCGACGATCAATGGGTCATCACCCAGAACGACGACGGGCAGCCCCGGCTTCGCCTCTCCTCCTACTACCGGCGGCTGCTGACGGGAGACGCAGAGGGGCTCCCCAAGGAGGACCGGGAGTTCCTGAAGCAGAAGGTCAACGCGGCGCTGTGGTTCATCAAGAGCATCGAACAGCGCAAGCGCACCATCTACAAGGTCGTAGAGAGCATCGTAAAGCTCCAGCGTGATTTCCTCGAGAAGGGGCCCGGCCACCTGCGTCCCCTGACGCTGCGGGACGTCGCCGAGGACATCGAAATGCACGAGTCCACCGTGTCGAGGGTGACCAGCGGCAAATACGTGGGCACTCCCCTCGGGATCTTCGAGTTGAAGTACTTCTTCACCTCGGGGCTGAACCGGGAGGGGGGGGAGGAGGATATCGCCTCCAAGTCCGTCAAGGAGAAGATCCGGGAGATCATCCGCGCCGAGGGCGAGAGCAAGCCGCTCAGCGACCAGGAGTTGATGCGGCTCCTGCGGAACCAGGGGATCCGGATCGCCCGGCGGACCGTCACCAAGTACCGCGCGGCGATGGGGCTGCTGGCCTCCTCTCGGCGCAGGAAACAGTTCTGAGCACCGCAGCACCGATTTCTCGGAAGGAGGGGGCACCCATGAACCAGATCAACGTGACGTTCCGGCATGTCGACCCGAGCCAGGCATTGAAGGAGTACGTGACCGGGAAATTGGGAAAGATCGAGAAGGTGGTCGAAAAGTCGTTCGACGCGCACGTTACCTTGTCCGTCGAGAAGTACCGCCATATCGCCGAGGTGTTCCTGACGGCGCGGGGGATCACCATCAAGGCGTTCGAATCCACGGAAGACCTGTACTCCGCCATCGACCTCGTGTGCGACAAGGTCGAGCGCCAGTTGAAGAAGTACCGCGAGAAGCGGAAGGACAAGGGGCAGGCGATCTTCCCCGAGCCGATGGTATCCGGATCGTCCCTCACGATCGCGGAGGGGGAAGGCCGGCCCAGGATCATTCACACGGACAACTTCCTGCCCAAGCCGATGACGGTGGAGGACGCGGCGCGCCACCTCGACATGCTCGGGCTCGACGTGGTGATGTTCGTGAACCAGGAGACGGACCAGCCGTCCGTGGTCTTCCGGCAGCAGGACGGCAACATCGGCTTCGCGGAGCCGATGGTTCGATGAGGATCCAGGATATCCTCCCTCCGGGAGCCGTGGTGGACGAACTCCTGGCGGAGACGAAGGAGGGGGTCCTTCGCGAACTTTCGGAGGTGATCTGCCGGCGACTCCCGGCCCTTTCTCCCGACAGCCTCACGACGATCCTGATGGATCGCGAGGGGCTTGGGAGCACGGGAATCGGCGAAGGGGTGGCGATTCCCCACGGTAAGATCCCCGGGATCGACCGGCTGGTCGCCGTTTTCGGGCGCAGCCGGGGAGGAGTGCAGTTCGCCTCCCTCGACGGGAAGCCGGCCCGGCTTTTTTTCCTGATCCTCGCCCCGGAGAACTCCGCCGGGATGCATCTCAAGGCGCTCGCGCGCATATCCCGGCTCCTCAAGGGACCGCGGTTCCGGGAGCGTCTCCTGGCGGCCGAGGGGGTCGAGGGGCTATCGCGGGTTCTCCGGGAAGAGGACGAACGCGTCTGATCCGAAAGGAGGGGTCGTGCCTGATTTCGTGCCATCCGCGGTCGCGACGATCCACGGTGTTCTGATGGAAGTCATCGGCGTGGGGGTTCTCCTCTCCGGCCGAAGCGGAATCGGCAAGAGCGAATGCGCCCTCGACCTCGTCCTCCGGGGCCACCGGTTCGTGGCCGACGACGTGATTCACGTCGACAAGCTCGGCCCGGCGACCCTCGTGGGCCGCGGGGACGATCTCACCTGCCACCACATGGAAATCCGGGGGCTCGGGATCATCAACATCCGGGAACTGTTCGGCGCGGCCGCGACGACGCCGAAGAAGAAGATGGAACTCGTGATCCGGATCGAGGAGTGGGATCCTTCCAGGGAGTACGACCGTCTTGGTCTCGAGGACGAGACCGTCGAGATACTCGGTGTCAAACTTCCCTCCCTTCTCGTCCCGATCTCCCCCGGGCGGAACCTGGCGACGATCGTGGAGGTGGCGGTGCGGAACCACCTCCTGAAGAAGCTCGGGATCCACTCCGCGCGGGAATTCGTCGAGCGCCAGGCTCGGCGTACCGGAGAGGGCGGCTCCACGTGACCGCCGTCGACGCGCGGGGGCACCGCGCCGACATCGTCGTCGTGACCGGACTATCGGGGGCCGGGAAGAGCACGGCGATCAAGGTGTTCGAGGACCTCGGCTACTATTGCGTGGACAACCTGCCG encodes the following:
- a CDS encoding D-arabinose 5-phosphate isomerase, which gives rise to MINDRIERAGKVLTVEAAAIVGLRGKLDERFGKAVDLLMAARGKVVVSGMGKSGLIARKIASTLASTGTPAFFLHPAEGIHGDIGMVRRGDVVIALSNSGETEEIVRLMPVFQRMGLPVIALTGDAGSTLGRYADVTLDVGVPEEACPLGLAPTASTTAALAMGDALAVVLFEEKGFSEEDFAKLHPGGALGRRLQTVSDLMHSGGEIPLVFPDTPLKDALFTISAKRLGVTGVVDVEGRLAGIITDGDVRRAISKGVDLFGATAGSVMTPSPKGIASTELAAAALRRMEEFSITSLFVFDPRDPGRPVGIVHIHDLLKAGVG
- a CDS encoding LPS export ABC transporter ATP-binding protein, whose amino-acid sequence is MEGLSKRYRRRKVVKGVSLETRPGEVVGLLGPNGAGKTTIFYMMVGLVRPDEGEVRLNGSVVTDLPMHRRARMGLGYLPQEPSVFRKLSVRDNILAFLEETPLSPGERRERSEAILRDMRIGNVSDTMGYALSGGERRRVEIARALVLSPDFLLLDEPFAGIDPISVADLQQVILGLKERGIGVIMTDHNVRDTLKVCDRAYIISEGEILLAGKPGEIAASDRVREIYLGDGFSL
- a CDS encoding 3-deoxy-8-phosphooctulonate synthase; protein product: MIRRVSIANRFGVGPGCSLLLIAGPCVLESEELALSVAAFLADLAARLPVNVVFKGSFDKANRSSGASYRGPGETEGLRILGKVRERYGLPVTTDVHEPRQAAAVAQGVDLLQIPAFLCRQTDLLVAAGETGVAVNIKKGQFMAPWDMRNAVEKVSSTGNENILVTERGTTFGYNNLVVDFRGLPAIRESICPVVFDATHSVQLPGGAGNVSSGERKYVAPLARAAVAVGVDGVFLEIHPDPDRALSDGPNSLPLADVEPLLRTLLAIRAAAGKEPADDK
- a CDS encoding RNA polymerase sigma-54 factor; protein product: MALELRQSLKLSQQLVMTPQLQQAIKLLQLSRLELQQAVREELEVNPALEDIGEETAEEETSPAAEASTPSIPEEGPTPKEGDGLIDRVDWEYYFNQGSRDGRMQRDTDDEDGRPYYENTLTRRPGLTEHLETQLRLLDISDAERETALYLVGNIDENGYLKTTAEEAAQALSLPVEDVERAIARVQTLDPLGVGARDLRECLLIQARERGSAFELPLRILADHFDLFSRGDVAGAVRRLKLPKEAVKEAFQRLVTLWPKPGREYSGDDVQYITPDVYLFKVDDQWVITQNDDGQPRLRLSSYYRRLLTGDAEGLPKEDREFLKQKVNAALWFIKSIEQRKRTIYKVVESIVKLQRDFLEKGPGHLRPLTLRDVAEDIEMHESTVSRVTSGKYVGTPLGIFELKYFFTSGLNREGGEEDIASKSVKEKIREIIRAEGESKPLSDQELMRLLRNQGIRIARRTVTKYRAAMGLLASSRRRKQF
- a CDS encoding lipopolysaccharide transport periplasmic protein LptA, coding for MRPIRIPRIFTALSIVAALACVAGAQERVGESVKDLGGRPIDVTADRVSADSERNTVTFEGNVVARQGDVTLHADRIQADYSSEARAIDRIEAEGNVRFVQEGREARSARATFHNLEQRVVLSGGATLRQGQNTVQGETLTIFLRENRSVVTGGKDGGRVHAVINPKGILETSPK
- a CDS encoding CTP synthase — its product is MKPKYIFVTGGVVSSLGKGLAAASIGALMEARGLKITMLKLDPYINVDPGTMNPFQHGEVFVTDDGAETDLDLGHYERFVSSRTGKKNNCTTGRIYHSVITKERRGDYLGGTVQVIPHITDEIKRIIYAAAKGYDLAIVEVGGTVGDIESLPFLEAIRQVKSDRGKENVLYVHLTLVPYIKTAGELKTKPTQHSVKELRSIGIQPDVLLCRTDRPLPKEIKAKIALFCNVTEDAVITASDVDLIYELPLVFHQEGLDDKLMELLNIWAGEPRLEDWERLVERWKNPTGEVTIAIVGKYVNLKESYKSLNEALTHGGIAHQVRVHCRYVDSEEVERQGAEAMLKGVDGILVPGGFGSRGVEGKIAAVRYARENRIPYFGICLGMQVAVVEFARNVAGLAAATSRELDGESACPVIDLMPEQRAVEEKGATMRLGAYPCKVLEKSLARKAYGVGQVSERHRHRYEFNNDYRQALSEKGLRITGVSPDDRLVEIVEIPDHPWFLGCQFHPEFRSRPLVPHPLFRDFIGAAAVRARQGAAT
- a CDS encoding PTS fructose transporter subunit IIA, translating into MRIQDILPPGAVVDELLAETKEGVLRELSEVICRRLPALSPDSLTTILMDREGLGSTGIGEGVAIPHGKIPGIDRLVAVFGRSRGGVQFASLDGKPARLFFLILAPENSAGMHLKALARISRLLKGPRFRERLLAAEGVEGLSRVLREEDERV
- a CDS encoding phenylphosphate carboxylase subunit delta, producing the protein MSGPVVRQGSAAAAARVRLFLTDVDGVLTDGGIVYDAAGVEAKRFHVRDGHGIKMLQRAGVAVGIITGRTSEVVAIRARELGIDIVRQGSYDKVASWREILGGTGILPAETAYAGDDIVDLPLLRAVGFSAAPSDAEPYVLDAVHFVASRPGGHGAVREIVEFLLRSRGSWDDVTGKYFPEGAVR
- a CDS encoding ribosomal subunit interface protein, whose translation is MNQINVTFRHVDPSQALKEYVTGKLGKIEKVVEKSFDAHVTLSVEKYRHIAEVFLTARGITIKAFESTEDLYSAIDLVCDKVERQLKKYREKRKDKGQAIFPEPMVSGSSLTIAEGEGRPRIIHTDNFLPKPMTVEDAARHLDMLGLDVVMFVNQETDQPSVVFRQQDGNIGFAEPMVR
- a CDS encoding HPr(Ser) kinase/phosphatase, encoding MPDFVPSAVATIHGVLMEVIGVGVLLSGRSGIGKSECALDLVLRGHRFVADDVIHVDKLGPATLVGRGDDLTCHHMEIRGLGIINIRELFGAAATTPKKKMELVIRIEEWDPSREYDRLGLEDETVEILGVKLPSLLVPISPGRNLATIVEVAVRNHLLKKLGIHSAREFVERQARRTGEGGST